The sequence GAGTGGGCGCGAATGCTTCAGCGCCGCGCTCGCGCTGAAAAAACTTTGCCGCGAACACGGCGCGCTGCTGCTGATAAACGACAGGCTCGACGTCGCGATGGCGGCCGGGGCCGACGGCGTCCACCTCGGTCAGAGCGATCTGCCCGTCGACGTCGCGCGCAGAGTAGCCGGACCGGACTTCATAATCGGCGGCACGGCGCGCACGCCCGAGCTCGCGCGCGAAGCCCAGCTCTTGGGCGCGGATTACGTCGGCTGCGGCGCGGCGTTCGGCACTGCGACGAAAAAGGACGCTCTCGTCATAGGCCCAGAGGGGATCAAAAAGGCGCTGGCGTCGATAGAAATACCCTCCGTCGCGATAGGCGGCATCGACTCGGCGAACATCGCGCGGCTCGCCGGCTGCGGCGCCTGCGGAGCGGCGCTCTCCTGCTCGCTGATGAACGCGGAAGACACAGAAAAAGCGGCGCGGGAACTTCTCGCCGAAGCGGAGAGAATCTTCCCGCGCCCTTCGAAATAAAAAAACAACATGGAGGCTTAAAAATGCAGAATGAAGAAAAAAGAAAGTTTTTCAGAAGGGCCGTGCTCGCCGGAGCTTTTGCGGCGGCCGGCGTGGTGCTCTCCGTCGTCTCGATACCGGTGGGGCCGACTAAATGCTTTCCCTTCCAACACACCATCAACGTGCTGGCCGGAGCGATACTCGGCCCCTGGTGGGCCGTAGGCGCCGCGTTCACGACCAGCGTCGTAAGAAACATGATGGGTACCGGCAGCCTCTTCGCCTTCCCTGGCAGCATGTTCGGCGCGCTCTTCGTCGGGCTGGCCGCGCGCGCTCTGCCGGAAAAATACAAATTTTGCGCCGCCTGCGCCGAGCCGGCCGGCACAGGCATAGTCGGAGCGTGGGTCGCGGCGAAGATACTAGGCCCGGCTATCGGGAAAAGCGTCGGATTTTTATTTTTCTCGGGCTCATTCCTCATGAGCTGCGTCCCCGGCGCGCTGATCGGCGCCGTGCTGCTCTGCTGCCTGCAAAAGAGAATGGCGCTCACTAAGACCTTCGGCGCTCTGATATAGCGCTCTCCTCCGAAACGGCCGAGCCGCGGGGCGACAAAAGTCGTGTCAATAACCAG is a genomic window of Synergistes jonesii containing:
- the thiE gene encoding thiamine phosphate synthase; this encodes MRDRKNLAARLKIYLICGEGFTPKENIAKVSAALRGGVTAVQLRVKSWSGRECFSAALALKKLCREHGALLLINDRLDVAMAAGADGVHLGQSDLPVDVARRVAGPDFIIGGTARTPELAREAQLLGADYVGCGAAFGTATKKDALVIGPEGIKKALASIEIPSVAIGGIDSANIARLAGCGACGAALSCSLMNAEDTEKAARELLAEAERIFPRPSK
- the thiW gene encoding energy coupling factor transporter S component ThiW, coding for MQNEEKRKFFRRAVLAGAFAAAGVVLSVVSIPVGPTKCFPFQHTINVLAGAILGPWWAVGAAFTTSVVRNMMGTGSLFAFPGSMFGALFVGLAARALPEKYKFCAACAEPAGTGIVGAWVAAKILGPAIGKSVGFLFFSGSFLMSCVPGALIGAVLLCCLQKRMALTKTFGALI